The Microbacterium horticulturae genome has a window encoding:
- a CDS encoding DUF4287 domain-containing protein produces the protein MSFQAYLDTIEKKTGLTPRQLIEIAREKGLDAPGVKAGAILSWLKDDYDLGRGHGMALVHVIQKGPTINTKHVGSDGVHRDESDTLWLDGIATKPVH, from the coding sequence ATGTCGTTTCAGGCCTACCTCGACACGATCGAGAAGAAGACCGGACTCACACCACGACAACTCATCGAGATCGCCCGTGAGAAGGGGCTCGATGCGCCCGGCGTGAAGGCAGGCGCGATCCTGTCATGGCTGAAGGACGACTACGACCTCGGCCGCGGGCACGGCATGGCACTGGTGCACGTCATCCAGAAAGGGCCGACGATCAACACCAAGCACGTCGGCTCCGATGGGGTCCACCGCGACGAGTCCGACACGCTCTGGCTGGACGGCATAGCGACCAAGCCTGTGCACTGA
- a CDS encoding GNAT family N-acetyltransferase, which yields MADTTARALQLLDLLQSAQLLTVADLAGRLDVDERTVRRDVARLVELGVPVETVRGRYGGYRLAPGERVLPLMFTNEEVVAVYLGLAQLQAESTRPEVAAQTALSKITRALPVADARRINDLLGVMTATSVRTGTAPDPGVMLTLADAVDRGRVLEMRYQGRGIPSTRTVHPSGLIAHEGRWYLVAFDTGAQEERTFRVDRIRTVRATHASFTPSRRLDLESRLLDHFARAQYRWKVALRIRETEERIRLQLPRSVARLEKLDGDGSTTGENGLPWHRVEINAERLDWIPPVLAALDCEVVIERPEELRERVRAVAVRMLQVADGPSPSRRRRSADMPAATRSSPSLRRLCAEDAPAVLAAFESDADMVRQGDVASLADAERYVERLIAPDSPHEPWAVADGDVLVGLVCVTVDDENRNGWFWYWMTDAARGRGWTSRAAATVADWALTVRGLERLELGHRVNNPASGAVARHAGFVKEGTERAKFLIDGRRIDVDTYGRLRSDPRPVFEPLPMAGA from the coding sequence ATGGCCGACACGACGGCGCGCGCGCTGCAGCTGCTCGATCTGCTGCAGTCTGCGCAGTTGCTCACTGTCGCGGACCTCGCCGGGCGCCTCGACGTGGACGAGAGGACTGTTCGCAGGGATGTCGCGCGTCTCGTCGAGCTGGGGGTGCCTGTCGAGACCGTGCGGGGGCGCTACGGCGGGTACCGGCTGGCCCCGGGCGAGCGCGTTCTCCCGTTGATGTTCACCAACGAGGAGGTGGTGGCGGTCTATCTCGGGCTGGCGCAGCTACAGGCGGAGTCGACCCGCCCGGAGGTCGCCGCGCAGACGGCGCTGTCGAAGATCACGCGAGCGCTTCCGGTGGCCGACGCACGGAGGATCAACGACCTGCTCGGAGTGATGACAGCGACTTCGGTGCGCACCGGGACTGCTCCGGACCCGGGTGTGATGCTGACGCTGGCCGACGCGGTGGATCGCGGTCGCGTTCTGGAGATGCGGTACCAGGGCCGCGGCATCCCCTCCACAAGAACGGTCCACCCCTCTGGTCTGATCGCGCACGAGGGTCGGTGGTATCTCGTGGCGTTCGATACGGGCGCTCAGGAAGAACGGACGTTCCGGGTGGACCGGATCCGTACGGTTCGGGCCACGCACGCGTCGTTCACACCGTCCCGCCGGCTCGACCTCGAGAGCCGCCTGCTCGATCATTTCGCCCGCGCACAGTATCGATGGAAGGTCGCACTGCGGATACGGGAGACCGAGGAGCGCATCCGCTTGCAGTTGCCGCGCAGTGTGGCGCGGCTCGAGAAGCTGGACGGCGACGGCTCCACGACGGGCGAAAACGGCCTGCCGTGGCATCGAGTCGAGATCAATGCTGAGCGTCTCGACTGGATACCACCGGTTCTCGCGGCTCTCGATTGCGAGGTGGTGATCGAGAGGCCGGAGGAGTTGCGCGAACGCGTGCGAGCGGTGGCCGTGAGGATGCTGCAGGTCGCAGATGGGCCGAGCCCCTCTCGCCGGCGGCGGAGCGCAGACATGCCTGCGGCGACCCGATCGTCGCCGTCGCTGCGACGGCTGTGCGCAGAGGACGCTCCGGCTGTGCTCGCCGCATTCGAGTCCGACGCCGACATGGTCCGCCAGGGCGATGTGGCGAGTCTGGCTGATGCCGAGCGGTATGTCGAACGGCTCATTGCGCCCGACTCGCCGCACGAGCCGTGGGCCGTCGCCGACGGCGATGTGCTGGTCGGACTCGTCTGCGTGACGGTCGACGATGAGAACAGGAACGGCTGGTTCTGGTACTGGATGACGGATGCCGCTCGCGGGCGCGGCTGGACGAGCAGAGCCGCCGCGACGGTGGCAGATTGGGCGCTCACCGTGCGAGGCCTGGAACGACTCGAGCTCGGCCACCGGGTGAACAACCCCGCGTCGGGCGCGGTCGCTCGCCACGCCGGCTTCGTCAAGGAAGGCACCGAGAGGGCGAAGTTCCTCATCGACGGGCGACGCATCGATGTCGACACCTACGGGCGGTTGCGGTCAGATCCCCGTCCCGTGTTCGAACCCTTGCCGATGGCCGGCGCGTAG
- a CDS encoding VOC family protein, protein MRMAATRIITDDVDTLVSFYEKVTGITAERLHPMFAEIRTASGTLAIASSATVPLLGEDAAEARSNRSIMLDFLVDDVDATYATLRDSAMVFVNTPTDMPWGNRSLLIRDPDGNLINFFTPTAADARDRFATAVPRRSAPAPVERVGS, encoded by the coding sequence ATGCGCATGGCAGCCACCCGCATCATCACCGACGACGTCGACACGCTCGTCTCGTTCTACGAGAAGGTCACCGGCATCACCGCCGAGCGATTGCACCCGATGTTCGCCGAGATCCGCACCGCGTCGGGCACTCTCGCCATTGCCAGCTCGGCGACGGTCCCCTTGCTCGGCGAGGACGCGGCAGAAGCTCGCTCAAACCGCAGCATCATGCTGGACTTCCTCGTCGACGACGTCGATGCGACCTACGCGACTCTTCGCGACTCCGCCATGGTGTTCGTCAACACGCCGACAGACATGCCATGGGGGAATCGCTCACTTCTCATCCGCGATCCCGATGGCAATCTGATCAACTTCTTCACCCCGACCGCCGCGGACGCCCGGGACCGATTCGCGACAGCCGTTCCGCGTAGGAGCGCGCCCGCACCGGTGGAACGCGTGGGGTCGTGA
- a CDS encoding SDR family NAD(P)-dependent oxidoreductase, whose amino-acid sequence MKLDGKVALVTGAAKGIGKAIAELYAEEGAKVFLADVLEAELEATGEGIVRAGGVAEWMRADVARLADVEAMIAAAVDAFGTLDILVNNAGVVDNYEPAHQVSEKQWNRIYDVNIHGVLRAMRSAVPIFLEKGSGNIINISSISGLVGGVGGAAYVSSKWAVVGLTKNSAHMYNGTGIRVNAICPGMVDTDILKTMHEYTDWPVVQEMLKTVSDLPMGRPEDIAALALYLASDSSSFMNGSIVTADGGMTAMS is encoded by the coding sequence ATGAAGCTGGACGGAAAGGTGGCACTCGTCACAGGAGCCGCGAAAGGCATCGGCAAGGCTATTGCCGAGCTCTACGCCGAAGAAGGCGCGAAGGTCTTCCTGGCTGACGTCCTGGAAGCAGAGCTGGAAGCCACGGGCGAAGGCATCGTACGGGCCGGCGGGGTGGCCGAATGGATGAGGGCCGACGTGGCGAGGCTGGCCGACGTCGAGGCCATGATCGCTGCGGCCGTGGACGCCTTCGGAACGCTGGACATCTTGGTGAACAATGCGGGGGTCGTGGACAACTACGAACCTGCTCATCAGGTCAGCGAGAAGCAATGGAACCGGATCTACGACGTCAACATCCATGGCGTTCTGCGCGCCATGCGCAGTGCCGTGCCCATCTTCTTAGAGAAGGGTAGCGGCAACATCATCAATATCTCATCCATCTCAGGGCTTGTCGGCGGCGTCGGCGGGGCGGCCTACGTCTCGTCAAAATGGGCGGTTGTCGGCCTCACAAAGAACTCCGCCCATATGTACAACGGCACGGGCATACGGGTGAACGCCATATGTCCGGGCATGGTGGACACCGACATCCTGAAGACCATGCACGAATACACCGATTGGCCCGTAGTGCAGGAGATGCTGAAGACGGTTTCAGACCTTCCAATGGGGCGGCCCGAAGATATCGCAGCGCTGGCGCTGTACCTGGCTTCGGACAGTTCCAGCTTCATGAACGGCTCCATCGTCACCGCAGATGGCGGCATGACCGCCATGTCATAG
- a CDS encoding YdeI/OmpD-associated family protein, with protein MGEDPDDVVAFRDRDELWAWLETNHNQHPGVWVRMQKSRSPRPSVSFHDLLEAGIAFGWSESKRRASDSTSYLQRFTPRRTRGTASARNVAIAERLEREGRMTPAGREALRR; from the coding sequence ATGGGTGAGGATCCGGACGATGTCGTCGCCTTCCGCGACCGCGACGAGTTGTGGGCCTGGCTGGAGACGAACCACAATCAACACCCGGGAGTATGGGTGCGAATGCAGAAGTCCCGCAGCCCACGCCCTTCCGTCAGCTTCCACGACCTGCTGGAGGCAGGAATCGCGTTCGGCTGGAGCGAGAGCAAGCGCCGAGCGTCAGACTCGACGTCCTATCTGCAGCGCTTCACGCCCCGCCGTACCCGCGGCACGGCCTCGGCGCGCAACGTGGCCATCGCCGAACGACTGGAGCGCGAGGGCCGGATGACACCTGCAGGCCGGGAGGCACTCAGACGTTGA